From Triticum aestivum cultivar Chinese Spring chromosome 4A, IWGSC CS RefSeq v2.1, whole genome shotgun sequence, a single genomic window includes:
- the LOC123083967 gene encoding protein argonaute 12-like: MGRRLAVSEAVQGSSSSAPAAAATGAQESQTQMAVVVPPRNLPPASSKSTEFPARPGYGTAGKRCRVRANHLLVQVADKEIYHYDVRNVSLLSLTWYSSFGKERPLSKLLGQTLSPRHGYSGSNSLHATAVVVVTQL; this comes from the coding sequence ATGGGGAGGAGATTGGCGGTGTCGGAGGCGGTCCAGGGGTCTTCGTCCTCGGCCCCGGCGGCGGCCGCCACGGGAGCCCAGGAGTCGCAGACGCAGATGGCCGTGGTCGTGCCGCCTCGGAATCTGCCTCCGGCGTCGAGCAAGTCGACGGAGTTCCCTGCGCGGCCGGGGTACGGGACGGCCGGCAAGAGGTGCCGGGTGCGCGCCAACCATCTCCTCGTGCAGGTCGCCGACAAAGAGATCTACCACTACGATGTACGTAATGTGTCTCTGCTTTCGCTCACGTGGTACTCTTCTTTTGGAAAGGAAAGACCTCTCTCTAAATTGTTGGGTCAAACCTTGTCTCCGAGGCATGGCTACAGCGGCAGCAACAGCTTGCATGCAACGGCAGTAGTAGTTGTTACTCAGCTATGA